Genomic window (Rhododendron vialii isolate Sample 1 chromosome 4a, ASM3025357v1):
AAGCATTCTTGGGTTGGTCAGAGTGCATGGGCCAAGTAGCTATGGGCACTCCCATAGTTATACTCTCCAAGCATGAATTCCAGCCACAGTGACTCATGAATCCACCTGTGGATGGGTGCCCCAAAATCTCTACTTGAGGTGCCCAATCCCGTACCAACCTTCCCACTTCCTTCACTCGCTCTTCAAACCCTTCTGGCAGTTTCTCTTTCGTCACCTCTCCGGTAAAAATGTCTCCTTTATCAGCATCTCTGAAAACCCATAAGAACTTTTGCTTGCTCTGTTCTAGCCCCATTGCAAGCTCTTTGATCTCTTCACCGGTCATTGTGACCGTCGTTCCAAACGAAACATACAAAACGGATTTTGGGGCTTGCTTGTCAAGCCACTCCaaacatttgttttttggggTATTCGAGTTACTTCTACCATAGTCTCCCCCCAGATTCAATGGTCCAATTGACCATACCAATTTATTGAACTCGTCCTTTGCTATTAAATCAATGTATGTACCTTCAATTGATTTGCACGAGTTATAAATATGTCCGGTTGTAAACTTCAGGAAATCAATTTGACGGGCTACGAGATTCAGGAGTTCAGTAGGGTAGCATCCTTCTATAGATGGTAGCCCTTTTGGTGGTGGTTTTTCCAGTAAGGGTTTTCCCATCATTTGCCACCCGtcgaagaaagaagagaaggaaCAAGTTGGGGTAAAAGTATAGGATTTCGCATTTGGAAAATTAGCAATATCTTGAACCACATAAGCCATCATGAAATCATGGATGACGATAACTTTTCTCGCCGTGGCAGAGATATTTTGAAGGAGGGCTGCCATGGGCTGGCGGAGGCGGATAGAGGATTCAAATGAGGGCTGGAGGTGGGTGGGGAATTTGTTGGAAGGATTTGGGGTGGGGGAAGGAGAGAGGAAATCAGGTGTGGGGAATTCGTGGAAATGGAGTTGGGAGTTTTGGAAGTGGGTTGTGTCATTGAACCGGAGTTTGGCCTGGCGGAGATGAGTGGATGCGGTGGCGTAGTGGACGGGGATGTTGTAGGAGGAGGAGATGAGGCAGGAGAGGTGGAGGAGCTGGTTGAGATGGCTGTGGCATGGAAATGGCACAGTAATTACCACCACTTCAGCTTGTTTGGAGATACTACTGTGGGCATGGCTTGAATCTTTGCTATGAGTATCcatgaactctctctctctctctctctctctctcttctctctctctctctctctctcctgctaTTGTAGTATGGATTTTCGTGTTCTCAGAACAACGAGTACGTTCTTTATAAGGATAGGAAGAATCACGATATTCAAACGAATGTGTGATTTATGAAAATGACGTCTATGTATTGTGTGATGGACCACCCCTTTTGTCACATGGTACGTTTcttgaattaattttttcttgtttgtcgTCATGGTTTTTGGCAAATTGTTTCATTCCAAAGTACAAGTGGAAGAAGATACcaagttactccctccgtccctttttttgtgtccagtatttcattttggactgtcccttaataagtatccattttgtaaagttaagagggtaaaagttggtgtattgtctattttgtccctaaaagtagattttattttgaaaagttagtgagtaaaaatgtaatgatgatgggtaagtagggaaagtggaggaaaaagttgatgtgaaaggtgtaatgatgatgtctttttaataagttggagttacgaagcaggacacttaaaaatggacggagggagtaatttgtatggtcattattttttaatgataATTGGTTTTGGTGTCTTGTGCCGTGTTGAGACAACCAAAGACAGGTGGAGGATGTTGAGTAAGTGCAATAAGAGATTGTTGACTTACAGTTCTtgtttagtactccctccgtcccttatttatagtccggtatttcattttgggctgtcccttaataagtgtccattttgtaaagttagtgggtaaaagttggtgaattgtctattttgtccctaaaagtagattccattttaaaaaataagtgagtaaaagtgtaatgatgatgggtaagtagggaaagtggaggaaaaagttgatgtgaaatgtataatgatgatgtctttttaataagttggaattacgaagcaggacacttaaaaagggacggagggagtactattatAAAACCACTAGTTTCTGGTACCTAATTGGAGCAAGTTAATTCAATGGTTGTGTTACATGTGCAGTTATAATCGAAGTTCAAATCTTATCGAAAATATGTTGATTCATTCAACATAAGAGAAAAAGTTGTCTGCCTATCACATCGTAGACGGTAATGATTTATGATGTGATGAGATGGGCAGAAATGATTTGTCTGTCCATCTCTTTCCCTCTTTCTGCTGCGTTTGTTGTCATGCTTTAGGCATATTGTTTCATCCCAAGTACGAGTGGAACATATCTTGCGCATTGAGTGACAAAACTGATGCGTTCATATGAATTTCCCTGTTGCCTATCATTTAATACAAAACTGATGTGTTTAAGCTTTTTATACTCAACGATtttgaaattaacaaaaacaattttgacattaacaCCACCAAATgtgaaatgacaattttattcttattttgaaaatgtttaagtCGAGCAATTGACAAATTCAATGTCCAgctaattaaattatttatgcATTTAACTTTAATATTTGTCGCAACGGAACGAGCTGTATAACTCATGGGTTTTCGCTGCCGGCGGAAAAACTCCTTAAAGATATCTTGTGCATTAATAAGTCACAGTATTGATATATTGTATGCTTATATGAAATACCAGTGCATTAACGcagattttttttcacaatatacTGCACACTTGCAATGTTACCGGTAACACTGCACAAacgcgggttttttttttcttcaaaaaataatgGTACTTCCAGTGTAGACATATCTATGCTCAGAAGTTTTTTGTTAGAATCACCTCGAATAGAATTTACATTCCAATGCTCAATAGTAAGTTTTGCGCACTTTTTTTCGTTcctccaaataaaatttatgataaaccaaaatttgtattttgataTGTCTATCGATGCCCAATCAAGTTGATGTGAATATACTAGTTGTGGGTCATACAATATAAAATTAAGGTCCAAATTACTACTATAATAAATACTCAATGAGGCCGACAATAGCAGTGGCAGAAAACTCACTGTTGTCACCATGGGTGGAAAGACAGTTTTTGTAGGATATTAAATGCTAAGTTTAATTTAGTACGTAtgcttattaatttgttttttgaaatattgCAAGACCCCTTCAATTTTGCATATTTTGCGAGGCCTAAATTAGTCATATCTTACGCTTTAGCCCTGGACCGGCACTGTGCCCAactaatcaaaattttcatgcTATATATTTTAACTTGGCAAAATGGAACCCACCATTGTGAATACCCAGTCAATCGAATCTTTTAATAGATTAGTTTATCTAAGTAGAGCATACAAATAGGTTTGTTTATCTAAGTAGAGCATATAAATAGGTTAGTTTATCTAAGTAGAGCCCATAGTATTCAATAACTACAAAGCCATATCTTTTCATGTAGTATTATTTTAAATTTACCTGTGCAGCCTGGAAAATACAGAAACAACTAaggggtaaaatattttttgtgcaatttcTTGATAAGCAGTTGCTAATTAAAAAAAGCAGATTTAGATTTTTGTTGAGTTGTATTGTGGGTTTACAGCTATAAGTGTTGATGATTGCAAAGAAATATATATTCAACGATGAAAAACCAACGAGATTGGTAAAGAATGAGGTAAGAGTGATACGCTCATCTATGTAAGATCTGTTCGTTATGAACTTTTGGCTTCAcaatttaaaattgaaattgaaatttatcaCGTAACAGAACATGGggaaaacacttttttttccttttacgaATTGCCATTGCACGAACGGAGTTTTTTTCCCACAGAATACTGTACTTGCAATGTTAGAATAGGTCATGGGAATGACactcctttatttatttatttaagaaacGCCACTGCACAaacgttgatttttttttcacaaaataatGCACGAAACACTATACTTTATGTGTTAAATGCTAAGTTTAATTATGTATACTTGCTAGTTTTTAAAATAGATATTCCAAGGCCTGTTAAAATTTGCATATCTCGCGAGGCCGAAATAGGTCATACCCTGGGCTTTAGCCCTGGGCCGACACTGTGTCCAACTAATCAAAATTCAGAGATTTATCATCCGAATTAGATTCATTCGATTTTGTTTGATCTTGATTCAGATAAGCTCGAATGAAATCCTGTTGGTCGATTCTGCTGGATTTAGGTAAACTCTCTCGCTCTCCCCCCCGCCCcctcaaagtttttttttgaaaatgtcactTCATTTCAACAACCCAAGGGGAAAGATTTCATCAGAAATACAAGGAGAGAACCAAAACTACTAAATCGAGACACGAGTTACTACTTTAAGCACACAGGCTACAGACTCTAGGGCACCCTGCCGAAGCAAACCTACACTACGTGCTGATATGAGAGACCTGTCAGCGACTCAGAAGTAAAGGCTTCAAAGAACCCCAGCTCAAACCTCGAACAACAAGTGCAAGGGTGAAATTGACaacctaccaaaaaaaaaaaaaaaaagaaaacagaaagaaaaaaaaaaaacgaaacagCCTCCAACCCATTGAGTTACTGCCCTGGGTTGACTCGCTGAGTCGCCCCACTGAGTCACAGCAAAGAGTAACAAAACAAATCTGGAAGTTGTCCGGCTTCTTCCCCGGAATGAAACCAAGCTCCATCATCGGCCGCCTGTGAAATCCGGAGCCTTACTGCGTCGGGGGGCCCAAACCACCCAACGTCATCTCCTCGTCGACCCAAACATAAACCCTTACTAGAAGAGGGAAACGGCTGGTGGTGGCTAGAGGAAGAGGCAGCAGAGGCAGAGGAGAAGGTGGCGGGGGGGGCGAGTTCTGGCAAGGCTATGGTAAGGCCGGTGGTGGAGATGAAGGTCAGTGGTGGGCAGGGAGGGGGAAGGGCGAGGGTGGGGCACGAGGGCGGCGGCCCCACCCCCAAAACACAACACCAAGCCGGAAACTAGAGAAAGGGATGGGGGCTGAGAACAGGCGGTGGGGTGGATGAGGGGTGAGAGAGGAGGTGCGGAGGAAAGAACGGTGGAAAAAAGTGGCAAAACCTAACCCTAGGGAGGGGTAGAAGAGGAGACCAGCGgctcctagagagagagaccaggtggctctcaacaaaaaaatcgaAGCGAGATCCCTCAAGTTCTCACTGTTGGGGCTCCCCCCCTCTCAATTGCTTATTGGAtcacattgatttttttttttaattcgatgagtatagaaaaattaatacaaaaaaGTTTTCCGAggaatatgtttgttttttattcaaataagctCGATTTAAATCCTGTTGCTCGATTCAATCGCTTACTGTATGgcattgatttgttttgaactCATCGAAAAATTGATACAGAAAAATTTACCTTATGCAAAACAATGTCAATTCTAATTATGCAAACAATGTTAATATAGACTAATTGAAGAATTCAAATAGaactttttttccttccaagTTATTTAAAGGGATCCTAACAAATCTGCGTTTATGATTGGAGTAGGAACTCATTTGGTTGTAGTTTTAGAGACTACTATCCATTGTTAATTAATTCACTAATTAAATAATAATTGAATTACGATTACATGTATTGGAAATAGCAAGAATCTTG
Coding sequences:
- the LOC131324292 gene encoding zeatin O-xylosyltransferase-like — its product is MDTHSKDSSHAHSSISKQAEVVVITVPFPCHSHLNQLLHLSCLISSSYNIPVHYATASTHLRQAKLRFNDTTHFQNSQLHFHEFPTPDFLSPSPTPNPSNKFPTHLQPSFESSIRLRQPMAALLQNISATARKVIVIHDFMMAYVVQDIANFPNAKSYTFTPTCSFSSFFDGWQMMGKPLLEKPPPKGLPSIEGCYPTELLNLVARQIDFLKFTTGHIYNSCKSIEGTYIDLIAKDEFNKLVWSIGPLNLGGDYGRSNSNTPKNKCLEWLDKQAPKSVLYVSFGTTVTMTGEEIKELAMGLEQSKQKFLWVFRDADKGDIFTGEVTKEKLPEGFEERVKEVGRLVRDWAPQVEILGHPSTGGFMSHCGWNSCLESITMGVPIATWPMHSDQPKNAFLVTDILKVGLPVNTWEQREETVTSSTIAKVVQNLIASKEGEEIRKRAEELGASTRQAVEEGGVSRMELDSFIAHITRY